The following proteins come from a genomic window of Carcharodon carcharias isolate sCarCar2 chromosome 10, sCarCar2.pri, whole genome shotgun sequence:
- the LOC121283397 gene encoding cytochrome c oxidase subunit 7B, mitochondrial-like: MVPLAKSLLSLSGRSIRQIVTRQAHHKTGPDFHDKNGNAVLVGGLTFCVAVWGYVATQTGLTWNVSPIGKITPQNWRED; this comes from the coding sequence ATGGTGCCTTTAGCCAAGAGTCTGCTTTCCCTGTCCGGTCGGAGCATTCGTCAAATTGTAACAAGACAAGCTCATCACAAAACTGGTCCTGACTTTCATGACAAGAATGGAAATGCTGTCCTTGTGGGAGGATTAACATTCTGTGTTGCAGTCTGGGGTTATGTTGCAACGCAGACTGGGCTCACATGGAACGTGTCTCCCATTGGCAAGATCACCCCTCAAAATTGGAGGGAAGACTAG